One genomic window of Brienomyrus brachyistius isolate T26 chromosome 16, BBRACH_0.4, whole genome shotgun sequence includes the following:
- the LOC125710200 gene encoding fidgetin-like isoform X5 → MQWTPEHAQWAEQHFDITASAHSHMHKAEAFVGHLQHSYHYAWANDDISALTASNLLKKYAEKYSGILESPDERMLLGPYSDATGLLNGRKCESEPWQDGIYPASCVPDGMCVSKAGVTAALPPADISASIGSSPGLAGSLTETSYSSSSCGSHTVGGLHSALSSQEYPTAYSGSFLHSSYGGQSAPALSSPHPSPLHGSGLLQPPPPPPPPQTLVPTYNAGSSGISSYSYSPSDYPPQAAVTTAYSPGGAPPPSAYLPSGIAAPTPLPSSTLPGYSYESHTLAPVTPTPLSVSSSGSMKRKAFCMTGQGEINPPYGNFSYSQQCSPGSPIYSMPDSGIPNTVGGSSFDRSAETSSLAFKPSKQPVSSDQQRKFSSQSSRAPTPPPYLSSRGSKLSEPFSRFASPGSSEHGDEHVHLSHPIPGPGAGSRIGSATSSAQSAREQLKEVDSHLVDLVTSEIVQQDPPMDWSDIVGLEVVKAVIKEEIMWPFLRSDVFCDLSTIPRSVLLFGPQGTGRTSLARCIASQLRATFLKLSGSALVTKWCSDGEKIIHAAFLVARCRQPSVVFLSDVDLLLSSQLGDDSPLDGTKGELLAQLDSILASSEDHVVVVCSTSKPEEIDDSLRRYFMKRLLIPLPDSTARQQIISRVLSQHNYSLVDKEVALLVQRTDGFSGLDVKRLVQEVAMAALHAVGGGLSAVLPGHLRPVTYQDFENVLCKIQPSKSQKELDTYTEWNRMFGCGQ, encoded by the coding sequence ATGCAGTGGACGCCGGAGCATGCGCAGTGGGCGGAGCAGCACTTTGACATCACCGCCAGTGCCCACTCCCATATGCATAAGGCTGAGGCTTTTGTGGGTCACCTGCAGCACAGCTATCACTACGCCTGGGCCAATGATGACATCTCGGCGCTCACCGCCTCCAACCTCCTGAAGAAGTACGCCGAGAAGTACTCGGGGATCTTGGAGAGCCCCGACGAGCGGATGCTCCTGGGCCCCTACTCGGACGCCACGGGGCTCCTGAACGGGAGAAAGTGCGAGAGCGAGCCTTGGCAGGATGGGATCTATCCGGCGAGCTGCGTTCCAGATGGCATGTGTGTGAGTAAGGCTGGAGTGACAGCTGCCCTGCCCCCGGCAGACATCTCTGCCAGCATCGGCAGCTCCCCGGGGCTGGCCGGCAGCTTGACGGAGACCAGCTACTCCAGCAGCAGCTGCGGAAGTCACACGGTTGGCGGTCTTCACTCGGCGCTCTCATCCCAGGAGTACCCGACGGCTTACAGCGGCTCCTTCCTGCATTCGAGCTATGGCGGGCAGTCTGCCCCTGCCCTCTCCTCCCCTCACCCCTCGCCTTTGCATGGCTCGGGGCTCCTtcagcctcctcctcccccacccccaccccagactCTGGTGCCCACCTACAACGCGGGTTCCTCGGGGATTTCAAGTTACAGTTACTCTCCCTCAGACTACCCCCCACAGGCTGCGGTCACCACGGCCTACAGccctgggggagcaccccctcCTTCTGCCTACTTACCTTCCGGTATCGCAGCCCCTACCCCACTGCCTTCCTCTACTCTCCCCGGCTATTCCTACGAGTCTCATACCCTTGCGCCAGTGACGCCGACACCTCTGAGTGTCAGTTCGTCCGGCTCAATGAAAAGGAAGGCCTTCTGTATGACTGGGCAGGGGGAGATAAACCCCCCTTATGGAAACTTCAGCTACAGCCAGCAGTGCTCCCCCGGAAGCCCTATATATAGCATGCCGGACAGCGGCATTCCAAATACTGTTGGAGGAAGCAGCTTTGACAGAAGTGCTGAGACGTCATCTTTGGCATTTAAACCCTCAAAGCAGCCTGTGTCTTCTGATCAACAAAGGAAGTTCAGCAGTCAGTCCAGCAGGGCGCCAACTCCTCCGCCCTACCTTTCATCTAGAGGGTCGAAGTTGAGCGAGCCCTTCAGCCGGTTCGCATCCCCCGGTTCGAGCGAGCATGGCGATGAGCACGTGCATCTCTCGCACCCAATACCGGGGCCCGGAGCTGGATCCAGAATCGGCTCGGCTACCTCATCTGCCCAATCTGCAAGGGAACAGCTTAAGGAAGTCGATTCCCATCTCGTTGATTTGGTCACCAGTGAGATTGTCCAGCAGGACCCCCCCATGGACTGGAGTGATATAGTCGGACTAGAGGTGGTCAAAGCTGTGATAAAAGAAGAGATCATGTGGCCCTTCTTGAGGTCTGATGTGTTTTGTGACCTTTCTACCATACCCCGGAGTGTTCTCCTGTTTGGACCCCAGGGAACTGGCAGGACATCGTTGGCCAGGTGCATAGCCAGCCAGCTGAGAGCGACATTCCTTAAGCTCAGTGGCTCTGCCCTGGTAACAAAGTGGTGCAGCGATGGGGAGAAGATCATCCATGCTGCTTTCTTGGTAGCTCGTTGCCGCCAACCCTCCGTGGTGTTCCTTAGTGATGTCGACTTGCTTCTCTCTTCCCAGCTTGGCGACGACAGCCCGTTGGACGGAACTAAGGGTGAGCTGCTTGCACAGCTGGATAGTATTCTGGCCTCATCTGAGGACCACGTGGTGGTTGTGTGCTCCACGAGCAAGCCGGAGGAGATTGACGATTCCTTGAGGAGGTACTTCATGAAGCGACTCCTCATCCCGCTTCCCGACAGCACGGCAAGACAACAGATAATCAGTCGGGTGCTCTCACAGCACAATTATTCCCTCGTTGACAAAGAGGTGGCGCTGTTAGTCCAGCGGACAGATGGTTTCTCTGGCCTGGATGTTAAACGCCTGGTTCAGGAGGTAGCCATGGCTGCTCTGCACGCTGTTGGTGGGGGACTTTCAGCTGTTTTGCCCGGTCACCTTAGGCCAGTCACTTATCAAGACTTTGAGAATGTACTTTGCAAAATTCAGCCTAGCAAATCGCAAAAAGAGCTGGACACGTACACCGAATGGAACAGGATGTTCGGTTGCGGTCAGTGA